The Borreliella mayonii genome has a segment encoding these proteins:
- a CDS encoding integrin-binding adhesin P66 — protein MKSHILYKLIIFLTTSAAIFAADALKEKDIFKINPWMPTFGFENTSEFRLDMDELVPGFENKSKITIKLKPFEANPELGKDDPFSAYIKVEDLVLKAEGKKGDQFKIDVGDITAQINMYDFFIKISTMTDFDFNKESLFSFAPMTGFKSTYYGFPSNDRIVRGTILARGTSKKIGTIQLGYKLPQLDLTFAIGGTGTGNRNQENDKDTPYNKTYQGILYGIQATWKPIKNLLDQNEDTESVVAEIPFELNFGLSGAYGNETFNNSSITYSLKDKSVVGNDLLSPTLSNSAILASFGAQYKLGLTKINNKNTYLILQMGTDLGIDPFASDFSVFGHISKAANFKKGTSSDPSKKDENIFDPNGNALNFSKNTELGIAFSTGASIGLAWNKDTGEKESWKVKGSDSYSTRLFGEQDKKSGIALGISYGQNLYRSKDTEKRLKTISENAFQSLNVEISSYEDNKKGIMNGLGWITSIGLYDILRQKSVENYPTVISSTNENNQAGQSSISKQATIPNLTFEDAMKLGLALYLDYAIPITSISTEAYVVPYIGAYLLGPSNKLSSDATKIYLKTGLSLEKLIRFTTISLGWDSNNIIELANKNANNAAIGSAFLQFKIAYSGS, from the coding sequence ATGAAAAGCCATATTTTATATAAATTAATTATATTTTTAACTACATCTGCAGCAATATTTGCAGCAGACGCATTAAAGGAAAAAGATATATTTAAAATAAACCCATGGATGCCGACATTCGGATTTGAAAACACAAGTGAATTCAGATTAGATATGGATGAGCTTGTTCCTGGGTTTGAAAACAAAAGCAAAATTACCATTAAGCTTAAACCATTTGAAGCTAATCCCGAATTAGGCAAAGACGATCCATTCTCAGCTTACATTAAGGTAGAAGATCTTGTATTAAAAGCGGAAGGCAAAAAAGGCGATCAATTTAAAATTGACGTAGGAGATATAACAGCCCAAATCAATATGTACGATTTTTTCATTAAAATAAGTACTATGACAGATTTTGACTTTAATAAAGAGTCTTTATTTAGTTTTGCGCCTATGACTGGATTTAAAAGCACTTACTATGGATTCCCAAGCAATGATAGAATAGTAAGAGGGACAATTCTTGCAAGAGGTACTTCTAAAAAGATAGGAACAATTCAATTGGGATACAAACTCCCACAACTCGACCTTACATTTGCAATAGGGGGAACAGGTACTGGAAACAGAAATCAAGAGAATGACAAAGACACTCCATATAATAAAACATATCAAGGAATACTTTATGGAATTCAAGCAACATGGAAGCCAATAAAAAATCTACTTGATCAAAACGAAGATACTGAATCTGTAGTTGCAGAAATACCTTTTGAATTAAATTTTGGCTTGTCAGGAGCTTATGGAAACGAAACATTCAATAATTCATCAATAACATACTCTTTAAAAGATAAATCCGTAGTTGGCAACGATTTATTGAGTCCAACTTTATCAAATTCTGCAATTTTAGCATCTTTTGGGGCTCAATATAAGCTCGGATTAACAAAAATCAACAATAAAAATACATATCTTATTTTACAAATGGGCACTGATTTAGGAATAGATCCTTTTGCAAGCGATTTTTCTGTATTTGGACACATATCAAAAGCAGCAAATTTCAAAAAAGGAACATCCTCAGATCCTAGCAAAAAAGATGAGAATATATTTGATCCAAATGGAAATGCTCTTAATTTCAGCAAAAATACAGAATTGGGCATTGCATTTTCAACAGGAGCAAGTATAGGACTTGCTTGGAATAAAGACACCGGAGAAAAAGAATCCTGGAAAGTTAAAGGATCTGATTCCTACAGCACAAGGTTATTTGGAGAGCAAGACAAAAAATCTGGGATTGCATTAGGAATAAGTTATGGACAAAACCTTTACAGATCTAAAGATACAGAAAAAAGATTAAAAACCATATCTGAAAATGCATTTCAAAGCTTAAATGTTGAAATTTCAAGCTATGAAGACAACAAAAAGGGAATTATGAATGGACTAGGATGGATAACATCTATCGGTCTTTACGATATTTTAAGACAAAAATCTGTAGAAAACTATCCTACAGTAATTTCAAGCACTAATGAAAATAATCAAGCTGGACAAAGTTCAATAAGCAAACAAGCTACAATACCTAATCTGACATTTGAAGACGCAATGAAGCTCGGTTTGGCTTTATATCTTGATTATGCAATTCCAATAACATCTATTTCAACAGAAGCATATGTAGTACCTTATATTGGAGCATACCTTTTAGGGCCTTCTAACAAACTCTCAAGCGATGCTACAAAAATTTATTTAAAAACAGGACTTAGCCTTGAAAAACTAATAAGA